A stretch of Candidatus Desulfatibia profunda DNA encodes these proteins:
- the rodA gene encoding rod shape-determining protein RodA: MFDRRYVQYFDWGLLGLTVLIGALGLIMLYSAVMSATPTPQKMLYIKQLIWYGIGFAIIIVSLLFNYKLLDQWAHAIYIMGIILLIAVLLFGKYVGGAKRWLILGPVSFQPSELTKIAVIIVLARYYSKVADPMGLTLRELLTPFILTMIPFLLIVKQPDLGTAMVVVLIVGSMTVFVKIERRSLLYSIAACTLTVPMVWFLLKGYQKKRILTFLNPDRDPLGAGYHIIQSKIAVGSGMLTGKGFLKGTQNALSFLPEQHTDFIFSVLAEEWGLVGSVILVLVFLMLIIWALNVAYRCRDPFGTILSVGITAMIFWQVFINIGMAMGLMPVVGVPLPFISYGGSSIITTMICIGLLMNVSMRRFMPE, from the coding sequence ATGTTTGACCGCCGGTATGTTCAATATTTTGACTGGGGCTTGCTGGGGCTTACCGTCTTAATCGGGGCCCTGGGACTGATCATGCTGTACAGTGCCGTAATGTCGGCAACACCGACGCCCCAGAAAATGCTGTATATCAAACAGCTCATCTGGTACGGTATCGGATTCGCTATCATAATTGTTTCATTATTGTTTAATTACAAATTACTGGATCAATGGGCTCACGCGATCTATATAATGGGTATAATCCTTTTGATCGCTGTGTTGTTATTTGGAAAATATGTCGGTGGCGCCAAACGCTGGCTCATACTGGGTCCTGTATCTTTTCAGCCTTCGGAGCTGACCAAGATTGCGGTTATCATCGTGCTGGCTCGCTATTATTCAAAAGTTGCAGACCCCATGGGTCTTACCTTACGCGAGCTTTTAACTCCTTTCATACTGACCATGATCCCTTTTCTTTTAATCGTAAAGCAGCCTGACCTGGGCACCGCCATGGTAGTGGTTTTAATTGTCGGTTCAATGACTGTTTTTGTAAAGATTGAAAGACGTTCCCTGTTATATAGCATTGCTGCCTGTACGTTAACCGTTCCCATGGTATGGTTTCTGTTGAAAGGATATCAAAAAAAGCGCATATTGACTTTTTTGAATCCGGATCGCGACCCCCTGGGCGCAGGCTATCATATTATTCAGTCCAAAATTGCGGTCGGTTCCGGTATGCTTACCGGCAAAGGCTTTTTAAAAGGAACCCAGAACGCGCTTTCTTTTTTACCGGAACAGCATACCGATTTCATATTTTCGGTTCTGGCCGAGGAATGGGGTCTGGTTGGTTCCGTCATCCTGGTGCTCGTTTTTTTAATGCTTATTATCTGGGCACTGAATGTGGCCTATCGATGCAGAGATCCTTTTGGCACGATCCTTTCCGTCGGCATTACCGCAATGATATTCTGGCAAGTGTTTATTAATATTGGCATGGCGATGGGTCTGATGCCGGTTGTCGGTGTTCCGTTGCCGTTTATCAGTTATGGTGGTTCGTCAATTATCACCACAATGATTTGTATTGGCCTTTTAATGAATGTCAGTATGAGACGTTTCATGCCTGAATGA